A region of the Methanobrevibacter ruminantium M1 genome:
TTTAGAACAAATGATTGAAAACTTTAAAGTAGCAAAAGAAAATAAGCTTCCCCTATGTGATGACACAGGAATCCCTCATATAATAATTGAGATAGGTTATAATAGGGAGATTCCTAAAAACTTTTTTAATGATATTAATGCAGGCATAGCAAATGGTTTGGATAAACTTCCTGGAAGGCCTATGGCAGTTAAGGGCAATGATATTGAAAGAATCGAGCAATCAAAGGGTTTATATGCCGAGTCCAATATGATGAAACCTGCCTCTTTTCTTATTGAAGAGAAGGATGATTCCACTTATGGAAGAAAAATAGGCATCGATGATGATAAGATAAGAATAAATGTCCTTCTAGAAGGTGGAGGTCCTGAAATCAGAGCTAAAACATATAGGGTTTTTCATAAGAGAGATTCAAATATCGTATTTAATGAAGCACTCAGCTGGCTAAAGGAGTCTTTGTCTATGTTGGGTTGCACTCCTTCAATTCCAGCCATTGGCATAGGAAGAAGCCACTTCGAGGCAAATTCATTGATGTTAAG
Encoded here:
- a CDS encoding fumarate hydratase: MDLIKKVEDAVVKAGSGYSEDRLTAYENALRLEEEKGNENAVWALEQMIENFKVAKENKLPLCDDTGIPHIIIEIGYNREIPKNFFNDINAGIANGLDKLPGRPMAVKGNDIERIEQSKGLYAESNMMKPASFLIEEKDDSTYGRKIGIDDDKIRINVLLEGGGPEIRAKTYRVFHKRDSNIVFNEALSWLKESLSMLGCTPSIPAIGIGRSHFEANSLMLRAMVHGNLNDQSDIEKYIADELNKTNIGPLGLGGVTTVLGSFVNIGYQRASGVRIVAVRPACFVEPRVSSFEF